From the genome of Streptomyces sp. NBC_01317, one region includes:
- a CDS encoding polysaccharide deacetylase family protein, with protein sequence MPADTASAGPLWAVMYHSVADRTDDPYQVTVSPGRLERQLRWLRRRGLAGVGMAQLLRARAEGRGARMVGLTFDDGYADFNEAAVPLLHRYGFTATVYVLPGRLGGENEWDSLGPRKPLLTADGIRLAAEAGMEIGSHGLRHLDLTAADDEVLAAETAQSRALLQDITGTEVTGFCYPYGTVDERVIGAVRHAGYAYAVGIDPGPLTGLFALPRIHVGENDTGPRLHLKWRLHRWRREPVPYTAPYEPEQARP encoded by the coding sequence ATGCCCGCTGACACAGCGTCCGCAGGCCCCTTGTGGGCAGTCATGTACCACTCGGTCGCCGACCGCACGGACGACCCCTACCAGGTGACGGTCTCGCCCGGACGTCTCGAACGCCAGCTCAGGTGGCTGCGCCGCCGGGGCCTGGCGGGCGTCGGCATGGCGCAGCTGCTCCGCGCCCGCGCCGAGGGCCGGGGCGCCCGGATGGTCGGACTGACCTTCGACGACGGGTACGCCGACTTCAACGAGGCGGCCGTACCGCTGCTCCACCGGTACGGCTTCACCGCCACCGTCTACGTCCTGCCCGGCCGCCTCGGCGGGGAGAACGAGTGGGACAGCCTCGGCCCCCGCAAGCCCCTCCTCACCGCGGACGGCATCCGGCTGGCCGCCGAGGCGGGCATGGAGATCGGCTCGCACGGGCTGCGGCACCTCGACCTCACGGCGGCCGACGACGAGGTACTCGCCGCCGAGACCGCGCAGAGCCGCGCCCTCCTTCAGGACATCACCGGCACCGAGGTGACCGGCTTCTGCTATCCGTACGGGACGGTCGACGAGCGTGTGATCGGGGCCGTACGGCACGCGGGGTACGCGTACGCCGTCGGCATCGACCCCGGCCCGCTCACCGGCCTGTTCGCCCTCCCGCGCATCCACGTCGGCGAGAACGACACCGGCCCGCGCCTGCACCTCAAGTGGCGGCTGCACCGCTGGCGCCGCGAACCGGTCCCGTACACCGCCCCCTACGAGCCCGAGCAGGCCCGCCCATGA